In Comamonas koreensis, the genomic stretch GTGCTCGCCGATTGCTCGGACATCAAAACCGCCTCAATGGCGATTTCTGAAACGACAAGCAGGCCTACTTGCGTTTTTTGCTCCGAGCGCGCTCGTCTTTTGGCTGCTGTTTTTGTGGGCTTTTTACTTCCACCGACAACGAGGAAAATGGGTCCTGCGGCAACAGAAAGAAGTTGCGCATATCACGCCAAAATTCCATGTTTCGCTGGTGACGGACAAGTGAAAACATATAGACCTCCGGTCTCATAAGGGCAATTCAGGTTGAGTCGCCTGTAAACAAGCTACTCCTTTTAATGGCCTTAAACAGCACGCCGCAGGAAATAACATCGCTCACCCCCCTTTTGTTGTGACAGATGTGGCGTGTACAAATCACGATGTAAGAGCCTCACCGTCCTACGTCTGGAGAGAACTGGACCACCCACACTGATGACCAGTGCAATGCATCGTCAAAACACTGAAAACGAGAGGCGCTCCCGCTAGCGACAGAAGCACCTTGTCAACCATTTGATTGAAGGAATCACCATGTCTCAGCAACAACCCAACTCGGGCCAGAAGCAACCGGGCCAAGACCAAAAAAAACCTGGTCAGCAGGAACAACAAAATCCTGGCCAGAAGCAGCAGGACAGCAAGCAACCCAACACCCAGCCCAAGTGACCACGGTTGCAGCAACCCCAGCTGCGATGTAGATCGCGCTCAAAGCCCACCTCGGTGGGCTTTTTCCATGTCTGCGCAGCGCACCTTGCCGTCACCTATGGCGAATTTTTCAACGCTTCGCGCGCGCTGCATGCCGCGCGGGAAGGCCGAGACAATGGTTGGCAGCGCCTGCGACCTGGATCGCCAACATGCGATGGGGCAAGCCCGCCAGGTGGCGGTCCATCGGGTGGGGGTCCACCGGGTGGCGGCCCACCGGACGCCCGCACGGTCGAACTGAAGTGAGGCGCCTTGGGGGGCGGTGCCGATCGCATGTTGGCCATGCTTGAGAAAACCACGGTACCGCTTGTTCTGTTGCCGCGGAACCAGCCCATGGCCTTGCAAGCTAGCCCTGCGCTCCCACCTCAACGCGCCTTCACAATCTCCGTCACCCCGCCCTCGGTCTTGAGCCGCACCGGCAGCAGCAGCGGCAGCGCCTGGGCAAAGCTGGTCGCCTCGCGCAGCTTAAAGCTGCCGCCCATGCGCATCGCAGCGACGGCCGGGTCGCGCACCACCAGGCGGGTATCGCCATAGCGCTCAAACTCGGCCAGTGCCTGCGCCAGCGGTGCGTCCTGAAAATTCACCCGACCATTGCGCCAGGCAGCGACATTGCCCACTGCCAAGGTCTGCGGCGCTGCCAGACTGCCCTCGGCCTGCGCGGTCACCCGCTGGCCGGCGACCAGCTCCACCGCTGCCGGCCCGGCCAGGGTCTGGCCGCCCTTGTCAACGTCACCCGCTTGCGCCCACCCGCACCCGGCCTGATTCGACCTCGACCACCGTCTGGCCCGCATCCAGCCCGGCGCGGGTATGGCGTACCGAGAATCTGGTGCCCAGCACCGTTACCAGCGTGTGCCCCGCCCGCACCTCAAACGGGCGCTGCGCATCGGCACTGGCATGGAACAGCGCCTGGCCCTCGAGCAAGCGCACTTCGCGCCGGCCCCGGAACAGCTGCACCTGCGCCTGCGATGCGGCGTCGAGCAGCATCTGCGAGCCATCGGGCAGCCGCACCTGCAGCGCTTGGCCACGCACGGTGGCGTAGTGCTCGCTAAACAGCGGCTGGCTGCGCCAGTGCGACCAGCCCAGCCAACCGCCGCCCACCAGCGCCAGCACGGCAGCGGCCAGACAGGGATCGCAGCGATGGTGCAGCAATGGCGCAATGCAATAACGCGAATGAATCGCATTATCCATATTTGACTACTGTTTACATATAATAAGAACCATTCTCATCGCCTCACTTCCCACACCATGCACCCAGGCCCCGGCATTCCGCCCTCACCCTCTGTCGACCCGGTGCATGCCCTGTACGAGGCGCACCACAGCTGGCTGGTCGCCCGGCTGCGGCGCAAGCTCGGCTGCGCCTGGGATGCGGCCGATCTGGCGCAAAACACCTTTGTGCGGGTGCTGGGCACCCAGCGCCCGCAACTCCAGGCACTGCTGGAGCCGCGCGCCTACCTCACCACCATTGCGCAGCGCCTGCTGTCCAACCACCTGCGCCGCCGCCAGATCGAGCGCGCCTACCTCGATGCGCTTGCGCTGCTGCCCGAGCCGGTGGCCCCGCCGCCCGACGCACAGCTGATGGTGCTCGAGACCCTGGTCGCCATTGACCGCCTGCTCGGCGGCCTGCCCGTGGTCGCCCGCAAGGCCTTTTTGCTGTGGCGGCTGGAGGACCTGACACAAGAAGAGATTGCCCAGCAGCTGGGCATATCGCGCACCAGCGTGCGCCGCCACCTGGCCGCAGCGGCCGAGCGCTGCTATTTTGCGGACCAGCCCTGAGATGGCCGCGCCCGATCCCCTGCCCAGCGGCCTGCCGCTAGGCGCGCAGGCCATGCCAGGCGCGCTGCCCGCTGCCATCCCCCCCGCCGTTGCCCAAGCCGCCGTGCGCTGGCTGCTCGATCTGGAGCCCGGCGACAGCGCCGCTGCCCGCCGCAAGCGCCAGCAGTGGCAAAGCTGGCTCGATGCCGACCCGCTCCATGCCCAGGCCTGGCAGCGCATGGCGCAGATCGATGGCCAGTTGCGTGGCGTGCCCACGGCAGTGGCAGTGCAGACCCTCGCCTCCCCCGCGCTGTCGCGCCGCCACGCGGTGCGCCTGGCGGTGATGCTGGGCGCCGGTGCCGGCGGCCTGCTGGCCCTGGGCCACAGCCCGCTGGGTGAACAGGCCTGGCTCAGCGCCAGCGCCGATCTTTCAACCGCCACCGGTGAGCAGCAGCGCACGGTTTTGGCCGATGGCACGCGACTGCTGCTCAATACCGCTACGGCCGTGGACTTGCGCTACAGCAGCAGCGAGCGGCTGATTGTGCTGCGCGCCGGGGAGATCCAGATCGAGAGCGCTGCCGACCCCAGCCCCGACCCTGCGACCGGCCAGGCCCGCCCCTTGCGTGTGCGCAGCAGCCAGGGCTGGGCCCGTGCCATTGGCACGCGCTTTAGCGTACGCCAGTACGCGGACGACACGCTGGTGCAGGTGCAAGAAGGCCAGGTAGAGCTGCAATTGCGCAACGATACGAGCCAGACCCTGCGCCTGGCTGCAGGCGAGCAAGGCCGCATCGCCGCCCACCAATTGCGGCGCGAGGCCGCCGCCACCGCTGCCGACCTGGCCTGGACCCAGGGCATGCTGGTGGCCAACGATATGCGCCTGGGCGACTTTATCGCCGAGCTGGCCCGCTACCGCCCCGGCCGCTTGCACTGCACCCCAGAGGCCGCCGCGCTGCGCATATCGGGCAGCTACCCGCTGCTGGATACGGACCGCGTGTTGGCCGCGCTCAGCCGCAGCTTGCCGCTGCGCATTACCACCCGCACGCGCTGGTGG encodes the following:
- a CDS encoding sigma-70 family RNA polymerase sigma factor — translated: MHPGPGIPPSPSVDPVHALYEAHHSWLVARLRRKLGCAWDAADLAQNTFVRVLGTQRPQLQALLEPRAYLTTIAQRLLSNHLRRRQIERAYLDALALLPEPVAPPPDAQLMVLETLVAIDRLLGGLPVVARKAFLLWRLEDLTQEEIAQQLGISRTSVRRHLAAAAERCYFADQP
- a CDS encoding FecR family protein gives rise to the protein MDNAIHSRYCIAPLLHHRCDPCLAAAVLALVGGGWLGWSHWRSQPLFSEHYATVRGQALQVRLPDGSQMLLDAASQAQVQLFRGRREVRLLEGQALFHASADAQRPFEVRAGHTLVTVLGTRFSVRHTRAGLDAGQTVVEVESGRVRVGASG
- a CDS encoding FecR domain-containing protein: MAAPDPLPSGLPLGAQAMPGALPAAIPPAVAQAAVRWLLDLEPGDSAAARRKRQQWQSWLDADPLHAQAWQRMAQIDGQLRGVPTAVAVQTLASPALSRRHAVRLAVMLGAGAGGLLALGHSPLGEQAWLSASADLSTATGEQQRTVLADGTRLLLNTATAVDLRYSSSERLIVLRAGEIQIESAADPSPDPATGQARPLRVRSSQGWARAIGTRFSVRQYADDTLVQVQEGQVELQLRNDTSQTLRLAAGEQGRIAAHQLRREAAATAADLAWTQGMLVANDMRLGDFIAELARYRPGRLHCTPEAAALRISGSYPLLDTDRVLAALSRSLPLRITTRTRWWVTVDKS